The bacterium sequence TGTAACAATACTTATTAAATCCTTATTGACTTTTATTTGTGCATCAGAAAAATGCTCGAAGAATTCGTTATAAGTATCCTTAATAATGTTAGCCATAACTGCTCTTGCTTGTATTTTATCTCTATAGGCAGTCCAAAGCTCTGTAGGCTTGTTAGATTGATCAATAAATCCTAGTGTTTGCAATAATGTAATAAATCTCATGTGATTTTGATCGTCTTTAAAACCACATTGTTTGATCCATGTTTTATCAACGATTGTTGGTTTACCAACTTCTTGGATCTTGTAAAACAGCTTTTTAATTTCACCAGTTAGTGTAACGTAGAAGAAGGACATTTCTTATCT is a genomic window containing:
- a CDS encoding DUF5343 domain-containing protein, giving the protein MSFFYVTLTGEIKKLFYKIQEVGKPTIVDKTWIKQCGFKDDQNHMRFITLLQTLGFIDQSNKPTELWTAYRDKIQARAVMANIIKDTYNEFFEHFSDAQIKVNKDLISIVTAQKDKFNESTATRVVRTFKALCNLADFESQPEKREEIVEIESETVSQGVAVQDIHTNIPSISINIQIELPESADTKMFQELFKAMREYLYDKE